The genomic stretch ATATGTTGTGTCCAGTGGACTGAGACCGTGGACACCAGGGGGCTGCAGGGTACAGCTGATGGGGCTCCgataataaactaaactatgagcaggacacacacacacacacacacacacacacacacacacacacacacacacacacacacagtctttgtAATGAAGTATTTTCACAGTCTTCTACTAACAATAAACGGAGACTCTCTTTACTTGATGAAtgatattttaaactgatgaaCATCTTGTGTGTAATTCCTAAGCATTATTTGTCTCTCCCCGTTAACTACGTTCATATTTTATCCCCATTTTGTCCATGGCGGTCCGCGGACTCTCTACTGGTATTactgtgatgtcatttcctggaCTTTCTTCCAAGTTTCTTCTTCATATCCTTCGGTAATGTGACAACCTGAGCTAAAAGGTTACAAAAGGCTAAGATCACACTCGGCCTCGTGTGTAataaacagaatttaaaaataagatgATGAATGCTAGGAACAAACTCACCGTCTGAAGAGGTTTCTGACTCATCTGTGGTTGTTCCCTATTGGTCAGACTGACTGTGGACGAAACTTCAACctaaagaaataacaaaaccAGTGATTCATCTTCATCACGAGTGAGATCCCATGACGAGCGGTGAGACGTCTTCGTTCCCGGACTCACGCTGCTCGGCAGGACGCCCACGGCCTCAACCTGGACCTTTCCTGATATGGACAGAGTGTCGACTCGCTCCAGCTCCACGCGGTGTTTATACTCCAGAACATGAGCGCCGTTCACCGCCACCTGCAACACAAGTACTCACATACTTTACTCGAGGCACGTAGCAGTACCACGATGTACAAATACGCAAAAGTCCGGCATGTAACACTGCACTTCAACAAAAGTACACAAGTATTCTCAGCATTATGTAGTGAAAGTCAGCGGCGCCGGCAGGATTATATTTCATAGCAGACACAAGACGTGcacgtacagacacacacacagagacacacacacacagacgcgcacagacacacacacagccacgtGCACAGACACAGGCgcgagcgcacacacacacacagtcacgtGCACAGACATACAGCCACGggcacagagagacacacacacacacaaccacacacagccacatgcacagacacacacaagtacagaCATACAGCCACGGgcacgggcacacacacacagacacacagtgtgtgtaatttattgATACAACTAGTTTACTTTGCATTAACATGATTACTTAGTTTATACACTCTAGGAAATCATATTAAAAGAAACAGGAAAGCGTCTTCGCAGCTCGCCTCTGACCTTAAAGTTGTCTTTGAGGACGAGGACGATGAGTTCGAACTTCTCCCCGACGGCGAAGGGTTTGGCGTACAGGATCTCCTCTTTGccccatctctccctctgcagCGAGTTGCACACGACACACGGCGACCTCTTAAACCGCGGGTTGAAGTGAAACGCCACGTCGGCCCGCGGCTTCACGCTGCTGCCACACGTGAAGTCCACCTGGAACCTGGAGGACGATACGAGTACAGACACTAAAATATACTTTCAAAATTAGCACCAATTACGAGCCAGATGCTGGTAAAACATGCAGGTGGCGCGCAGCGTCTGTGCTGCGTTCAGGCTCCACCGCCACATACcacatcacttttttaaagaatgtgttttgggcttttccgcctttaatttttgacagaaCACCGgtgcacaattcagaaaatgtcatgattcaattcaatttttgagtcaaaaaaacattttccattttgtaGATTTAGTTACCCAACATTAGTTTTCCATGTGATAGTATATACGCCATTAcagaacaacaaagaaaattataaaaacaaacaaatatgaaatgaatTTTGAATCAATAGAGATTGAATTGATTCATAAATGTgaatcgattttttttttttttttttttttttttttgcacagcccaactaaaagaaaagaaaaagttccCTGTTTCAGCGTCctggtgctaacgctagcacgAGGATAACGTGTTGAAGGCAGAAtagattgttttcttttctctcgcCACTGCCAGcttccacatttacaaacagagctacattgtaaattaaatcaACCAAAAAtctcctttaaataaaaaaagtccacACTTCAAAGAAGAGCATTGAATAGAAAGTATGGAACCCGGCAGCTAGCCCTCATGAACGCACGTGTTCTACTTTATCTAAGGTGTGTTGCGAGTCCTCACCTGTCGGCATCAGACGGCACCGAGCCCTGGATCACAACCATCTCCCCTGGCAACAGACCCCCCAGGATCGTCCCAGCGAAGGGAATCGtcttgttgggggggggggggggggggggggagtgagagagagtcaTGAAACGAAACTAAACATCTGGAATCATCTGACAAGAACTAGTCTCttatagccagaccttccttcccagctctgcggaggagggtctgtctaGTGCTTAGTTACATaagtctgcctgtctgtgtttgttctcCTGTTGGTTTTAATGTATAATGAATGtgaatttattattaaatatatgttttaaaatattcatgaatgaacacatgtatgtacaaaaatacacatgaggGTAGAAACCTGTAATGGCTTCAATAAAAACCAACAAGCAAAGTAATAATGTAGacgtacaaaataaaaaaaaaacattttaagtgttagtgggaaaaaaaatcataacaatgtaataaaaggaaatgccatatttacagtaaaaacagttttctaagagtgtgtttgtgcatgtgcgtgtgtctgtgttcgTTGCAGCCCTATACTGCTACATTTCACATGTaaataggttttttttttaaatgagaaaataatctgcagatacatttttctatgcCTCAAACaatgttgaatatttaaaaaaaagtattgctgGGATTTGAAAAGTTGAATACTGAACGTCTTAAAGCTGTGGAACATTTTAACGTTTGGAGTAGGAAGCAGttgaaatgtattaattatataattataaaagtcattaaaatactGTCTTTATACTTTAAGGATCTAAAGGACTAAAATAATCTTtgacttatttttattatctggaACCTTTCGGCGGCACATGTTACTGAAATAGAAGTCATTTTATGGATTTTGTTATGTGCCGAATTCACCAGGGATACTAACAAATTGAGTTGCGTTTTTTAAGACCACGTTATATAAGATACggtcacatttttaaatatttatgacACTGCGCAGCAGATACAACAAATGTAAATTGAGCGTTTAGCATAgatgttagcttagcttgctCACCGGCTAAATCCTTAATAAGTAAATTAAACGTTAATGACAAACataacaataaatcaatgtCGATACATGGACCTAAGATATAGACAAAGTATCTTACTGGGTTTACAAACGTCTGTCTCGGGGTTGTTGTCGACATTTTTGGAGCAGAAAAGCAGCAACGTGAAGATAGTCCGAACTTTTTGTTTACTTCCTTATTGAACGTCACACGGCTATTGCATTACAAGGATGAGACAAACCGGAAATGCTTTTATACGGAGgataaaatgttctttaaatcGACACATGTACTTAAACTACGTAGTACAGAAgtttaatttatactttttacagtttgaataagtatattacattaaataatgATTGTATTAGGCTACGGCGTGATGACGTAGCCGACCGCTCCTTACTAGACTGCAGATGAAGTCTTGTGATTAAACGCCACCCGACTCTGATCTGGGCTTCCTGCTCGGGCCAGAGGAATAAATAAAGGACGTTGATTACAGTGCAAACAGAAAAGCTGTAGAAGAATGTTTTACAATAACTAagattttttcccccagctTCTTCAGTGTGAATTGTTGCGGCTCTTCCTTTCTGGTAGTAAACCCAGTAGTCCGGTTGGAGTCCCTCCGGATTCTCCTGGTTAAATTCAAGACCTTAATGCCAGCTATGACATCACCTACGGTCTGtcacgtgtcaaactcaaatCCGCAGTCTTCGGATCCAGCGGATTTTTTCTTTGATGACTAAATAACTTAGAGCTTGACTGTAAGTGAGAAGATTGAAATACATTCAAAGGCACgacttcttttaaataaaagcatgaaaaaaaacacgttgGCAGCTGACAGTTCAGTCGCTTTTTCTGAAATTTGTCACTTTGGGCGCTTTTATCAAAACTTTTGGcataatacagtaaaaaaagttGACTTTGGTCTCAAATAAAACAAGTTCGTTAACTTGATGTTTGTCAGTggatgtgattttatttttccaatctGATGAAGTTGAGTTTGACCCCTCCACCCCAGAAACTTAAGGTCCtgacatgtttttgtgaatatatatatatatctatatatctatatctatatctatctctatctcatTATTTGAATGTCTTCTTTCACCCAAAACGTAAAAATAAACCAGTTGTGTGACAAGTTCAAGGAGAATCCGTTTGTCAAATAGACTTTATTAGTTAAACCTTCCTGGTGgtttaaaattcaaataaaactactgtacaaattataaaaaaaaactactacatACTTAAAGAAACCTACtaatatagcacatttcatttaaaaataaaaacacaggtcTGAGCAACCAAAAGCCTGGGCTTCTGTCtgcactctgattggctcaAAACTCAGTTCATAATAATTCAAACACCTGAGataaaaaacaccttttgtACATGTAGCACGGAGTGATTCCGCTTGGAAGAGTCCGATAACTTTCTACTCCTGTTGAGAGTTCGTTTTAAGCGCCGTCTCGTTGTTTGAATGTGCGGCTGAGCGAGCGTTGCTCCACCCCCGTCTCAGAAGTCAGCGTCCAGCCTGAAGGTGTTGTCTGTGGAGCCCGACATCACGCCCATCCTCTGGTACTCGCCCACTCGCTTCTCAAAGAAGTTGGTCTTTCCCTCCAGAGAGATGTTCTCCATGAAGTCGAAGGGGTTCTCCGCCCGGTAGATctacagacacaacacacaacagtttCCCGTTAAAGAAGTGACACCTAAACCCAGACCGGTTGTTCTGCCGACAGACGCCGTGTTACAGGCGCCGATACCGTTGCTGCTGGAGACGGCCAGTCGGCTACACTCATGTAAACTAATCACTGCGGTTGGTGCCCAGTGGAGCGTCTGTCATAGCGTGATTGGTTATgttgctgtctgtctgctgctccGTGTCAGTTAACGTCTCATCTCCAGTCCTCTGTACTGTGAGAGGTGGCACTGTCCTGACTCGAAAGAGACTACTTTGGGTTAACAGACGTGTGTTCGTGTCCtaattctgtattttcttttttttaaaggttgtgCGTCCGTGAGCTCCTACGGAGACAACAGTCAGCGCTTGTGCAGCACGTTAGGACATCTAAACGCAGACTGGTTTTTGAGAATGTGTctgatttagatttagatgtgAGAGGGTTTGAGGAAGTCTGTTCAGGCGAGCGTCTGTTTCGTGCTGCTGTCATTCTGTCAGTGGACCACTCGTCCTCCAATCAGAACGTCTGCAGCAGCACTCAGCCCCCATCATTGGCTGAGGTCCGTACCCCTGCGCTTCTCATCATCACAGACCTCACTAATGTCTACTGATCTAAAAATCATCTAGTTATCTTTTGAGCCGAGTCACCTTGTTGAAGCCGAGCTCCAGCATCAGTCTGTCGGCTACGAACTCGATGTACTGCTTCATCAGCTCGCAGTTCATCCCGATCAGCTTCACCGGCAGAGCCTCCGTCAGGAACTCCTGATGGGGGGGGGACATTTAAACCAGTTCAACCTCAGGGTGTAAAATCACAGGTCTGATACATCGACTCTATGGACAACAGTATAAGCTTTTATCTTAAAGATATGATTTTGATCCAGTTGAATTGTTCCAGCTGTTAAACATCTGCAGTATGTACACATCTGTTAGTGTATTCTGTAATAAGATATTATAAAGTATGTTTGTTTCATCAGCACGTTGTTAGTTTGACATAAAGCCGTCTGAGTGGACCGACCTGCTCGATCTCCACGGCGTTCCTGATGATCTTGGTGACGGTTTCTGCAGACGGTTTGTTCACCAGGTGTTTGAACATGAGACAGGCAAAGTCACAGTGCAGACCCTGAAACCAGCAACAGACCAGTTACACACAGACCAGTTACACACAGACCAGCAACAGAGACCAGCTACACAGAGACCAGCtacacatacagagacattATTGCCgatttataatataaataagtACTGTGAGAGGGTCACCTCGTCTCTGCTGATGAGCTCGTTGGAGAAGGTCAGGCCGGGCATCAGGCCTCTCTTCTTCAGCCAGAAGATGGCGGCGAAGGAACCGGAGAAGAAGATTCCCTCTACGGCGGCGAAGGCTACCACGCGCTCACCTAGAGGAAGCACAGAGAGGATCAACAGCTGCCACCAGACCAGCACCAGGAACACCACTTCCTGTCCCGAGCGGCATTCATGTTTCTGCGTAAGAGGGCTGAAgtttatcgtgtgtgtgtgtgtgtgtNNNNNNNNNNNNNNNNNNNNNNNNNNNNNNNNNNNNNNNNNNNNNNNNNNNNNNNNNNNNNNNNNNNNNNNNNNNNNNNNNNNNNNNNNNNNNNNNNNNNCGACTGAGACATGATTTAGTCGACTAACAGGATTAGTTCATTTAATGGAAACATCTGGAAAACTAAGAATTAAGAAAGTGCACGTGCAACCAACTGCTTGAACACGTGGTTTAAAtgtagctttttaaatgtgctttacaagTAAAGTTGGATTTATGTTGCTATGGTGCATATTTTAACAGCATTTGTGAAGTAGATGTTGCTAATTATGGACGCTGTTAG from Etheostoma cragini isolate CJK2018 chromosome 18, CSU_Ecrag_1.0, whole genome shotgun sequence encodes the following:
- the LOC117961837 gene encoding ribonucleoside-diphosphate reductase subunit M2-like, with the translated sequence MLSTRSPLSVKNENPVSSAMDNMSLNKENTPPSLNTTRILASKTARKIFDDAAPKAVKNSSEEEEPLLKENPRRFVIFPIQYHNIWQMYKKAEASFWTAEEEVVFLVLVWWQLLILSVLPLGERVVAFAAVEGIFFSGSFAAIFWLKKRGLMPGLTFSNELISRDEGLHCDFACLMFKHLVNKPSAETVTKIIRNAVEIEQEFLTEALPVKLIGMNCELMKQYIEFVADRLMLELGFNKIYRAENPFDFMENISLEGKTNFFEKRVGEYQRMGVMSGSTDNTFRLDADF
- the LOC117961875 gene encoding galectin-8-like isoform X1 translates to MSTTTPRQTFVNPTIPFAGTILGGLLPGEMVVIQGSVPSDADRFQVDFTCGSSVKPRADVAFHFNPRFKRSPCVVCNSLQRERWGKEEILYAKPFAVGEKFELIVLVLKDNFKVAVNGAHVLEYKHRVELERVDTLSISGKVQVEAVGVLPSSVEVSSTVSLTNREQPQMSQKPLQTPIISSTGNLSIPFRGELDEGLIVGRSITIKGVTNHNAQSLAVNLRVSGSSDIALHLNPRLNKELFVRNSFISGCWGPEEKKLDSFPFRAGAYFEMIILCDRQQFRVAVNGQHQLLYKHRVQDLRRITQLEVLGDVTLDAVNFFDN
- the LOC117961875 gene encoding galectin-8-like isoform X2 gives rise to the protein MSTTTPRQTFVNPVIPFAGTILGGLLPGEMVVIQGSVPSDADRFQVDFTCGSSVKPRADVAFHFNPRFKRSPCVVCNSLQRERWGKEEILYAKPFAVGEKFELIVLVLKDNFKVAVNGAHVLEYKHRVELERVDTLSISGKVQVEAVGVLPSSVEVSSTVSLTNREQPQMSQKPLQTSIPFRGELDEGLIVGRSITIKGVTNHNAQSLAVNLRVSGSSDIALHLNPRLNKELFVRNSFISGCWGPEEKKLDSFPFRAGAYFEMIILCDRQQFRVAVNGQHQLLYKHRVQDLRRITQLEVLGDVTLDAVNFFDN